Proteins from a single region of Candidatus Omnitrophota bacterium:
- a CDS encoding phosphoribosylaminoimidazole carboxylase → MNENHMHSEELIEVLAEGKNVRIERIVSRGHASPPDFWYDQDTHEFVLLVQGEARLVFEEGPELVYLKAGDFLDIPAHRKHRVDWTLPDQDTVWLAVHYEVLQ, encoded by the coding sequence ATGAACGAGAACCACATGCACTCCGAAGAACTCATTGAAGTCCTGGCCGAAGGCAAGAACGTGCGCATTGAACGCATTGTCTCGCGTGGCCATGCGAGCCCTCCGGACTTTTGGTACGACCAGGACACACATGAGTTTGTTTTGCTCGTTCAAGGCGAGGCGCGTTTGGTGTTTGAGGAGGGGCCGGAGCTGGTGTATTTGAAAGCAGGGGATTTCCTGGATATTCCCGCGCACCGCAAACACCGGGTGGACTGGACACTTCCGGACCAGGACACGGTTTGGCTGGCGGTTCACTACGAGGTCCTTCAGTAA
- a CDS encoding DUF924 domain-containing protein, with product MSLYSVEPSDVLDFWFGQLEGDAFFPEDKASMWFRGGPEVDEEISRRFGAAVQSALAGQLDNWKVEPRSCLALILLLDQFTRNIYRGMARAYSGDAQALELCLWGMERGYDLELWPVEAWFFYLPLEHSEDFALQKKSVQCYEALVERSAPAIELPIRNALDYAEQHRDLIERFGRFPHRNDALGRLNTEEEEKYLLQPNAGF from the coding sequence ATGAGCCTGTATTCTGTTGAACCCTCAGATGTGCTGGATTTTTGGTTCGGGCAGCTGGAAGGCGATGCCTTCTTTCCCGAAGACAAGGCTTCCATGTGGTTCCGGGGCGGGCCGGAGGTTGACGAGGAGATCAGCCGGCGTTTTGGCGCGGCAGTTCAATCCGCCCTGGCCGGACAGCTGGACAACTGGAAAGTAGAGCCGCGTTCCTGCTTGGCCCTGATTCTTCTCCTGGATCAATTCACGCGTAATATTTACCGGGGCATGGCCCGGGCCTATTCCGGAGACGCCCAGGCCTTGGAGCTATGTCTTTGGGGGATGGAGCGGGGCTACGATTTGGAACTGTGGCCGGTGGAAGCCTGGTTTTTCTACTTGCCCCTGGAGCACTCCGAGGACTTTGCTCTTCAGAAAAAATCCGTGCAGTGCTACGAGGCCCTGGTGGAGCGCTCGGCTCCGGCCATTGAGCTGCCCATCCGCAATGCCCTGGACTACGCGGAACAACACCGCGACCTGATCGAGCGCTTCGGCCGCTTTCCCCACCGGAATGACGCCTTGGGCCGCCTCAACACCGAAGAAGAAGAGAAATACCTGCTCCAGCCCAATGCGGGGTTTTAA
- a CDS encoding ATP-binding protein translates to MYIPQLQLSNLQELVAPNKVVLIYGPRRTGKTTLLEHFIQGLSEPHQLVTGDDFFVQQILSSQSIEKLKNFVGERKWLLIDEAQKIPAIGLNLKLIVDHIPDIRVVATGSSSFDLASQVGEPLTGRKWTLKLFPLAQMELAQKENAAQTAARLESRLIYGSYPETVLCEDDQLRQRYLKEIISSYLYKDILELEGLRHSDKLVRLLQLLAFQIGKEVSFTELGSQLGMSKNTVDRYLDLLEKTFVLYRLRGFSRNLRKEVSKNSRYYFYDLGIRNALIQNFNPLNLRTDVGPIWENYLVMERLKKQEYTGLSCLNYFWRTYDKKELDWIEERKGRLFAYEFKWSPSAKAALPKDFLKAYPDAQFERVDPENYLRFIT, encoded by the coding sequence ATGTACATACCCCAACTTCAACTGTCCAATCTCCAGGAGCTGGTTGCTCCAAATAAGGTTGTTCTAATCTACGGCCCGCGCAGAACGGGCAAAACAACTCTCTTGGAACACTTTATTCAGGGGCTCTCCGAACCGCATCAACTAGTCACCGGAGACGACTTCTTTGTTCAACAGATCCTCTCTTCCCAATCGATTGAGAAGCTCAAGAATTTTGTGGGGGAGAGGAAGTGGCTCCTGATTGACGAGGCACAGAAGATCCCGGCAATCGGCCTGAATCTGAAATTGATTGTGGACCACATCCCTGACATCCGGGTGGTTGCCACTGGGTCCTCCTCCTTTGACCTCGCTTCCCAGGTGGGAGAGCCCCTAACCGGCAGAAAGTGGACGCTCAAGCTTTTTCCTTTGGCCCAGATGGAATTGGCTCAAAAGGAAAATGCAGCTCAAACTGCAGCGCGGCTGGAAAGCCGGTTGATTTACGGCTCTTATCCGGAAACGGTTTTGTGCGAAGACGATCAACTCCGGCAGCGCTATTTGAAAGAGATTATCTCCTCCTATCTCTACAAAGATATCCTGGAGCTGGAGGGGCTTCGCCACTCGGACAAACTGGTGCGGCTATTGCAGCTGTTGGCATTCCAAATTGGCAAGGAGGTCTCGTTTACGGAACTGGGCAGCCAATTGGGCATGAGCAAAAACACGGTGGACCGCTATTTGGATCTCCTGGAAAAGACCTTTGTCCTATACCGGCTGCGCGGCTTTTCCCGGAATCTCAGAAAAGAGGTTTCAAAGAATTCGCGGTACTACTTCTATGACCTCGGAATTCGCAACGCCCTGATCCAAAACTTCAATCCCCTCAACCTGCGCACGGATGTCGGGCCGATTTGGGAAAACTATCTGGTCATGGAGCGGCTCAAGAAGCAGGAATACACTGGGCTCTCCTGCCTGAACTATTTCTGGCGCACCTATGACAAGAAGGAATTGGACTGGATTGAGGAACGCAAGGGTCGCCTCTTTGCCTATGAATTCAAGTGGAGCCCCTCTGCCAAGGCTGCCCTGCCCAAGGATTTCTTAAAGGCCTACCCGGATGCGCAGTTTGAAAGAGTGGATCCGGAGAACTACTTGAGATTCATTACCTAG